In Ruminiclostridium papyrosolvens DSM 2782, the following proteins share a genomic window:
- a CDS encoding class I adenylate-forming enzyme family protein, with protein sequence MLFEKIKEYSEKELFALASESTKITYKELYKKLAENQALLRMNGFCENDTVVLKITNQVHYVIAFLSLLSIPCWVVPVPSNIMPGELENVLADTAGKLFDDSTYSSLESCGGAPTDLQMPNPEMGGIYHLTSGSTGKSKLCVRTVKHLSLEGECFRREFGLEASESIISASPVYHSFALGAALMTAFMSGCLLYVVDSFAPRQILRMIHNNKINILIMVPAMARALCNTYTKQNYSLESIRIALVGAGPVTKDLYETIKDKFGITLFSNYGSTETGGIISRLVPMPYKSIGKPMKGVKVKLCDSSHNAVGTGEEGEVWVKGTYMMQGYLGEEKSIYDEDGFFNMGDLAYMDEGGFLYITGRTKLLINIGGKKVNPYEVEKTILKHPAVEECAVTGFVKDNGEECVKATIVASDVTEEQIYDFCSKYMNKHQCPTVIEFAEKLPRNSLGKILRDVLNKNISEIS encoded by the coding sequence ATGTTATTTGAAAAAATAAAAGAATATTCAGAAAAAGAGTTGTTCGCTCTGGCAAGTGAAAGTACGAAAATAACTTATAAAGAGCTATATAAAAAATTGGCTGAAAATCAAGCTTTACTTCGTATGAATGGTTTTTGTGAGAATGACACGGTAGTACTGAAAATTACAAATCAGGTACATTACGTAATTGCATTTCTAAGCTTATTATCAATACCCTGTTGGGTTGTACCTGTACCATCCAATATTATGCCGGGCGAACTGGAAAATGTGCTGGCAGATACAGCTGGGAAACTGTTTGATGACAGTACGTACAGTAGTCTTGAAAGCTGTGGGGGAGCACCTACAGACCTTCAAATGCCAAACCCAGAAATGGGAGGTATTTATCATTTAACATCGGGAAGCACGGGCAAATCAAAGCTATGTGTCAGAACTGTAAAACACCTTAGCCTAGAGGGCGAGTGTTTCAGAAGAGAATTCGGTTTGGAAGCGTCCGAAAGCATAATCAGTGCATCGCCGGTTTATCATTCTTTTGCTCTTGGGGCAGCTTTGATGACTGCTTTTATGTCGGGATGCCTTTTGTATGTGGTTGACAGTTTTGCACCCCGACAAATATTGAGAATGATTCATAATAATAAAATAAATATTCTCATAATGGTACCTGCAATGGCAAGAGCTTTGTGCAACACCTATACAAAACAGAACTATTCTCTGGAGTCAATAAGAATAGCCCTTGTTGGGGCTGGCCCTGTTACAAAGGACTTGTATGAAACAATTAAGGATAAGTTTGGTATAACTCTCTTCAGTAATTATGGGAGTACAGAAACAGGAGGTATTATATCAAGACTTGTGCCAATGCCATACAAATCCATAGGGAAACCCATGAAAGGGGTAAAAGTGAAGCTTTGTGACAGCAGCCATAATGCTGTTGGTACCGGGGAAGAAGGGGAAGTTTGGGTTAAGGGAACCTATATGATGCAGGGGTATCTTGGAGAAGAAAAAAGTATTTATGATGAAGACGGATTTTTTAACATGGGTGATTTGGCATATATGGATGAAGGGGGCTTCTTGTATATCACAGGAAGAACAAAGCTGCTTATTAACATCGGAGGAAAAAAGGTTAATCCTTATGAAGTGGAAAAGACAATCTTAAAGCATCCCGCCGTGGAAGAATGTGCAGTAACAGGCTTCGTAAAAGATAACGGAGAAGAATGTGTCAAAGCCACAATAGTAGCAAGTGATGTTACAGAAGAGCAAATATATGATTTTTGTTCTAAATATATGAATAAGCATCAATGTCCCACTGTTATTGAATTTGCAGAAAAACTTCCCCGGAACAGTCTGGGGAAAATCCTTAGAGATGTTTTAAATAAAAACATTTCAGAAATCAGCTAA
- a CDS encoding glycosyltransferase family 2 protein: MKVSLIIPTYNKLPRLKLTVASIMGQKCPFEDFEVIFANDGSTDGTEEFLRNSSFPFNYRCIHSENKGRAGARNIAIESAENEILIFSDDDCILHPMFITEHLKEQREALKIVHGRIHNLSYLKFFEDPTNGTFYPDCDTGRPSDLLIKMCISEKDILQDFEARIGSCTKVTPFERVTEILLTQHNSTADWVSFNGGNTGVPKQWIEEAGGFDENFGTTWGCEDLEMGYRLYVMNKKFTYSPCAANYHISHYRKKLKGDHRSTLSYFYEKYKDEKILQLQDFVDEKIDLDKFVHGLL; encoded by the coding sequence ATGAAGGTCAGCCTGATAATCCCTACATATAATAAATTACCAAGACTTAAACTGACGGTAGCATCCATCATGGGACAAAAATGCCCTTTTGAAGATTTTGAAGTTATATTTGCTAATGATGGTTCAACAGACGGCACAGAAGAATTTCTAAGGAATTCATCCTTTCCCTTTAACTACAGATGTATACATTCTGAAAATAAGGGACGTGCAGGTGCCAGAAATATAGCAATTGAGAGTGCTGAAAATGAAATTCTGATTTTTTCAGATGACGATTGTATTTTGCATCCCATGTTTATTACGGAGCATTTGAAAGAACAAAGAGAAGCCCTGAAAATAGTACATGGAAGGATACACAACCTATCCTATCTGAAATTTTTTGAAGACCCTACCAACGGTACTTTTTATCCGGATTGCGATACGGGAAGGCCATCAGACCTTTTGATTAAAATGTGTATTAGTGAAAAGGATATTTTGCAGGACTTTGAAGCACGAATAGGCAGCTGCACCAAGGTCACACCTTTTGAACGTGTAACAGAAATATTACTTACCCAGCATAATTCCACAGCTGACTGGGTTTCTTTTAACGGAGGGAATACCGGAGTACCAAAACAATGGATAGAAGAGGCAGGCGGGTTTGACGAAAATTTTGGTACTACATGGGGCTGTGAGGATTTAGAAATGGGTTACAGACTGTATGTAATGAATAAGAAATTTACATATTCCCCTTGTGCAGCCAATTATCATATTTCACATTACCGCAAAAAATTAAAGGGTGACCATAGGAGTACATTATCATATTTTTATGAAAAGTATAAAGATGAAAAAATACTTCAATTACAGGATTTTGTGGATGAAAAAATAGACTTGGACAAGTTTGTACATGGTCTGCTATAA
- a CDS encoding radical SAM/SPASM domain-containing protein has translation MKNESDEKIQLVFNDFVVRPDKCNFSCSYCLSSEAPEWEITKGVAEKFLYNEESGLGKRLDKVINNFNSIFDAAILRISGGEILLIQGIEDFLNKQDSYETVQIITNGFLLTEDRLKKLKNLPNCQLHISLDGSTYEQNRYRVKNKQMQEVLLNNLQSAVDLGFFIEIGSVLTDANTGNYAEFMDYLRRFEGKVKVYPFPVRGDLRKQFYPNEKDIDKFNDIVSKYDFYREVIPCKAYFEELSNLLTGNRTLRCNIPRTMIQLFDDGKLTPCPNSWTTELGNVLENDKETVLNNIKNEKMYTLFLQKRPRIDCCRSCFTSLDMLNLYLDNKMTYDEIADIPLYSGKRTKKLLKLFSDMLSEEEGI, from the coding sequence TTGAAAAATGAATCAGATGAAAAAATACAGCTTGTATTTAATGATTTTGTTGTAAGGCCGGATAAATGCAATTTCTCATGCAGTTACTGCCTCTCCAGCGAGGCACCGGAATGGGAAATAACAAAGGGCGTTGCAGAAAAATTTCTTTATAATGAAGAGTCCGGATTAGGTAAACGTCTGGATAAGGTTATAAATAATTTTAATTCCATATTTGACGCTGCCATACTTAGAATTAGCGGTGGAGAGATTTTACTAATTCAGGGGATTGAAGATTTTTTAAACAAGCAGGATAGTTACGAAACTGTACAGATTATCACAAATGGATTTCTTTTAACGGAAGACAGACTTAAAAAGTTAAAAAATCTTCCCAATTGCCAGCTTCATATTTCTCTGGACGGCAGTACATACGAGCAAAACCGCTACAGGGTAAAAAATAAGCAAATGCAGGAAGTCCTGTTAAATAATCTGCAATCAGCAGTGGATTTAGGGTTTTTTATAGAAATAGGAAGCGTACTTACCGACGCAAATACAGGAAATTATGCTGAGTTTATGGATTATCTGAGACGGTTTGAAGGAAAGGTTAAAGTATATCCGTTCCCGGTGAGAGGAGACTTAAGAAAACAGTTTTATCCAAATGAAAAGGATATAGATAAGTTTAACGATATTGTAAGTAAATATGATTTTTACCGGGAGGTAATACCCTGTAAGGCATATTTTGAAGAACTTTCAAACCTGCTGACAGGTAATAGGACATTAAGGTGCAATATTCCCAGAACAATGATTCAGCTATTTGACGACGGCAAGCTTACTCCATGTCCAAACTCATGGACTACAGAATTGGGTAATGTTTTGGAGAACGACAAAGAAACTGTTTTAAATAATATAAAAAATGAAAAAATGTACACTCTTTTCTTGCAGAAAAGGCCGAGAATAGATTGCTGCCGCTCTTGCTTCACGTCTTTGGATATGTTGAATCTATATCTGGATAATAAAATGACATATGATGAAATAGCCGATATACCTCTGTACTCGGGAAAACGTACGAAGAAACTATTAAAGCTTTTTAGCGATATGTTATCTGAGGAGGAGGGCATTTAA
- a CDS encoding PIG-L deacetylase family protein: MTGKVLIVSPHPDDACFSLGGFILKNHEADITVWDVFSQQEYSVASSNETDAKEQIKREEEAAMQALGVSLVMDDLPEAGLRGYARLSDILNFSFADFKEKQLGEKVYDRFDYLVEKINPDIIFIPLGCGAHVDHLITREVVLDWRHSQRKNVRLFLYEELPYGLNKAWMNQTLESCPCKLKESFIEIDGFTQRKAEIMSLYKSQIKDREIRAVITHSGSIIQGHNIERIWEAVI, translated from the coding sequence GTGACCGGGAAGGTATTGATTGTATCTCCGCACCCTGATGATGCTTGTTTTTCTTTAGGAGGCTTTATTCTAAAAAATCACGAGGCAGATATAACAGTTTGGGATGTTTTTTCTCAACAGGAATATTCAGTCGCAAGCAGTAATGAAACAGATGCAAAGGAACAGATTAAAAGGGAAGAAGAGGCAGCTATGCAGGCTCTCGGTGTCAGTCTTGTTATGGACGATTTGCCGGAAGCGGGATTGCGTGGGTATGCACGATTAAGTGATATATTGAACTTTTCATTTGCCGATTTTAAAGAAAAACAACTGGGAGAAAAGGTTTACGATAGATTTGACTATCTGGTAGAAAAAATAAATCCGGACATTATATTTATACCCTTGGGATGCGGAGCACATGTGGATCACCTTATTACCCGAGAGGTTGTGTTGGATTGGCGGCATAGTCAGCGGAAAAATGTAAGACTGTTTTTATACGAGGAACTGCCTTATGGGTTAAATAAGGCTTGGATGAATCAGACTCTTGAATCATGCCCTTGTAAGCTTAAAGAAAGCTTTATTGAGATAGACGGCTTTACTCAAAGAAAAGCTGAAATCATGTCTCTTTATAAAAGTCAGATTAAGGACAGGGAAATTCGTGCTGTCATAACTCATTCCGGCAGCATAATACAGGGACATAATATAGAACGGATATGGGAAGCGGTGATATAA
- a CDS encoding sugar phosphate isomerase/epimerase family protein produces MGLIKMKSAVTIWALNGGTTGEISVIDAARKAKDAGFDALEASFYKDGDISMNSRLQDIRTISGKLKENELALSSLSTLLLNDISLISEDSHERKLAFSICEKMIDIASELGLQTVSISPGKISPCTDYRDAWKISQEQVYKLSCSAEKAGIILCAENVWHGFLLGPVEFAQYCDDINSPALAVCLDLGNTLLNSYPQHWINCLKDRIKKLHFTDFRKRRGTIYEFVDPGNGEADWNDILKNLNNTGYEGFGAIEAFQKSGMEDRERLAGLYQCINKIMEEFKSDREGIDCISAP; encoded by the coding sequence ATGGGATTAATCAAAATGAAATCTGCGGTTACTATTTGGGCTTTAAACGGTGGGACGACAGGAGAAATATCTGTTATAGATGCGGCCCGTAAGGCGAAAGACGCGGGCTTTGATGCCCTTGAGGCTTCATTTTACAAAGATGGGGATATCAGCATGAATTCAAGATTGCAGGATATCAGAACAATATCAGGAAAACTCAAAGAAAATGAATTGGCTTTAAGCAGTCTTTCAACTTTACTGCTAAATGATATCAGCTTGATTTCAGAGGATTCCCATGAAAGAAAACTGGCATTTTCCATATGTGAAAAAATGATAGATATTGCTTCGGAGCTGGGGCTTCAAACAGTTTCAATTTCTCCCGGAAAGATAAGTCCTTGCACTGATTACAGGGATGCATGGAAGATATCTCAGGAGCAGGTTTACAAATTGTCCTGTAGTGCTGAAAAAGCAGGCATAATATTATGTGCTGAAAATGTATGGCACGGTTTTCTCTTAGGACCTGTGGAATTTGCCCAATATTGCGACGATATAAATTCACCGGCTTTGGCGGTGTGTCTTGACTTAGGAAACACTCTTCTGAACAGTTACCCTCAGCACTGGATTAATTGTTTAAAGGACAGAATTAAAAAACTGCACTTTACTGATTTCAGAAAAAGAAGAGGAACCATTTATGAGTTTGTTGACCCGGGAAACGGAGAAGCTGACTGGAATGATATTTTAAAAAACCTCAATAATACAGGTTATGAAGGATTTGGTGCAATTGAGGCTTTCCAAAAATCGGGCATGGAAGACCGTGAACGTTTAGCCGGACTTTATCAATGCATAAATAAAATAATGGAGGAATTTAAAAGTGACCGGGAAGGTATTGATTGTATCTCCGCACCCTGA
- a CDS encoding DegT/DnrJ/EryC1/StrS family aminotransferase, which yields MGILAITGGNKIKSKPFPDYPIISEEDDKAVLKALHSRRWARSGNDSFLNPNSYKGFIEELEQRISELHSCKYALAVTSGTTALELAVQAIEDIRPGDEVIVTPYSFIASASCILKAGAIPVFADINKDTWNIDSYSIEKCITSKTKAILLVHFAGQSSDMDAIRNLAQRHNLKIIEDAAHALGAYWGNEPVGSNSDITCFSLQSSKNTTCGEGGVLITNNIDYYKRAFSLHMAGRAINGKWYQHEILGSNYRITELQAALACSQLNKFQEREKKRKENAEYLISCLKEIEGIEPTITLEKAGDRVYHLFTFSYKKEQWRNLSKMRFLMALNAEGIECQAGYEYPLYKNPLFKLYEDYDYSVFEKRCPVAENVCREAVWLPQSLLLGDRQDMDEIAGGIKKIRDNLDELKKK from the coding sequence ATGGGGATTTTGGCAATTACGGGCGGAAACAAAATAAAAAGCAAACCGTTTCCCGATTATCCTATAATTTCGGAGGAAGACGACAAAGCCGTTCTTAAAGCCTTGCACAGCAGAAGATGGGCCAGAAGCGGGAATGACAGCTTTTTAAATCCCAACTCTTATAAAGGCTTTATAGAAGAACTGGAGCAAAGGATTTCCGAGCTTCATTCATGTAAATATGCTCTTGCAGTGACCAGCGGCACTACGGCTTTGGAACTGGCAGTTCAAGCTATTGAGGATATCAGGCCCGGAGATGAAGTTATAGTAACGCCGTATTCTTTTATTGCAAGTGCATCCTGTATTTTAAAGGCAGGAGCTATTCCTGTATTTGCGGATATAAACAAGGATACCTGGAATATTGACTCCTACAGTATTGAAAAGTGCATTACTTCTAAAACTAAGGCTATTCTGCTTGTTCATTTTGCAGGGCAGTCCTCTGATATGGATGCCATCAGAAATTTGGCACAAAGACATAATCTCAAGATTATTGAAGATGCTGCACATGCACTGGGGGCATACTGGGGGAATGAGCCGGTAGGAAGCAATAGTGATATAACATGTTTTAGCCTGCAGTCCTCAAAGAATACTACCTGCGGAGAAGGCGGAGTGCTTATTACAAATAATATTGACTACTATAAACGTGCCTTTTCACTACATATGGCAGGAAGAGCAATAAATGGAAAGTGGTACCAACATGAAATTCTCGGTTCAAATTATAGAATTACGGAACTGCAAGCTGCATTGGCATGCTCACAGTTAAACAAATTTCAAGAACGGGAGAAGAAAAGAAAGGAAAACGCAGAATACCTTATTAGCTGTCTAAAGGAGATAGAGGGTATAGAGCCTACTATTACTTTGGAAAAGGCGGGGGACAGGGTTTACCACTTGTTTACCTTCAGTTATAAAAAGGAACAATGGAGAAACTTGAGCAAAATGCGCTTTCTAATGGCACTTAACGCAGAAGGAATAGAATGTCAGGCAGGTTATGAGTATCCTTTGTATAAAAATCCTCTTTTCAAGCTATATGAGGATTATGATTATTCTGTATTTGAAAAGCGGTGCCCTGTTGCCGAAAATGTATGTCGGGAAGCTGTGTGGCTTCCACAGTCATTGTTACTGGGAGACAGACAGGATATGGACGAAATTGCAGGAGGCATAAAGAAAATAAGAGACAACCTTGATGAACTCAAAAAAAAGTAA
- a CDS encoding radical SAM/SPASM domain-containing protein has product MGENKDLSTKAFPKTAYLYPTLLCNLHCKMCYSGGHQNVQSLKKELTLDEYKKLISDLYECGVRKFDISGGEPLLRDDTTEILKEIKSYDNTQLFVVSNGTLIKDRLDNLKPVLSGIDRLYISFDSTIEDEHNAIRGDKNAYAKSIEGLTEIQKAGFENIGVNFLIMQDNCTQIENILQFALEHNLRYINLLRLLDVSVNGAMFEENLNIDSFIDIYTNVIEWIEKNNCRAKKPLDITLVLPGFCMQPLMPYKKRFEENYNIKISVEFDPLMSCMAFKNSVVITSEGKFTGCTAMYSMEEFIAGDLRQSSVAEILGNWDSRSAVMKEREDIIKAQQPCSECEYWRTCRGGCPAVAYKYYGTIMKSDPTCIKMQKDNK; this is encoded by the coding sequence GTGGGAGAAAATAAAGATTTAAGTACAAAAGCTTTTCCAAAAACAGCATATTTGTATCCTACCTTGTTATGCAATTTACATTGTAAGATGTGCTATTCCGGCGGTCATCAAAACGTTCAAAGCTTAAAAAAAGAATTGACTTTGGATGAATATAAAAAACTCATTTCCGATTTATATGAATGTGGTGTACGAAAGTTTGATATTAGCGGAGGGGAACCTTTATTAAGAGATGATACAACGGAAATTTTAAAAGAAATCAAGTCATATGATAATACTCAGCTGTTTGTTGTAAGCAACGGGACATTAATAAAAGACCGCTTAGACAATTTAAAGCCTGTTTTGTCGGGAATAGACCGCTTATATATTTCTTTTGATTCCACCATAGAGGATGAACACAATGCCATAAGAGGCGATAAAAACGCATATGCAAAATCTATTGAGGGTTTGACGGAAATACAAAAAGCTGGTTTTGAAAATATCGGAGTTAATTTCTTGATAATGCAGGATAACTGCACACAGATAGAAAATATTTTGCAGTTTGCACTGGAACATAACCTAAGATACATTAATTTGTTAAGGCTTCTGGACGTGTCAGTAAACGGCGCCATGTTTGAAGAAAATTTGAACATTGACAGCTTTATAGACATCTATACAAATGTAATTGAATGGATAGAAAAAAACAATTGCAGGGCAAAAAAGCCACTCGATATAACTCTTGTACTTCCGGGGTTTTGTATGCAGCCTCTAATGCCATATAAAAAGCGTTTTGAGGAGAATTACAATATAAAAATATCGGTTGAATTTGATCCACTGATGAGTTGCATGGCATTTAAAAATAGTGTGGTTATTACATCAGAGGGCAAATTTACCGGATGTACCGCCATGTACAGCATGGAAGAATTTATAGCAGGTGATTTGAGGCAAAGCAGTGTAGCAGAAATATTGGGCAATTGGGATAGTAGGAGTGCAGTCATGAAAGAAAGAGAAGATATAATAAAAGCCCAACAACCATGCAGTGAGTGCGAATACTGGCGAACCTGCAGAGGAGGCTGTCCTGCGGTGGCATACAAATATTACGGGACTATTATGAAAAGCGATCCTACTTGCATTAAAATGCAGAAGGATAATAAATAA
- a CDS encoding BtrH N-terminal domain-containing protein, which yields MVISNRERLREITGDNCFISNLISVSGYFSLEMRESWFYSSIGYQNRFGYWVSGNGSERTPCLQCFDADVERKGLDKILSQAGMMLEQHMYDTTDEFMEFIKTSLKSDMPVIVNVNSLHMNYWPENIIDSYAHYIIVYGISEDGFVNVIDNYIPSTPVQSYNGLLSMEAFIKALDFTGVRINHGKKIAWTLHPADSKCLKFPGASEVFKNYIINTVNNFEEASTDNRIDIGKNCFIYSTGTKALEAFKTFMNTEMTRQNSEKDILVELYKNITSFGGPICMLGLIQKFLEDYSQESSVQEDLVTLKNNITDLTTYWRSMGINLFRYSMFDSMQYLDKALNFLQMLISKETENIACMKNILCTTG from the coding sequence GTGGTAATAAGTAATAGAGAAAGACTGCGTGAAATAACAGGGGACAACTGTTTTATAAGCAACTTAATTTCGGTTTCAGGCTACTTCTCTCTGGAAATGCGTGAATCCTGGTTTTATTCTTCCATTGGATATCAAAACAGGTTCGGGTATTGGGTGTCCGGAAATGGCAGTGAAAGAACCCCTTGTTTACAGTGCTTTGATGCTGATGTTGAAAGGAAAGGTTTGGATAAAATTCTATCCCAAGCCGGAATGATGCTTGAACAACATATGTATGACACAACTGATGAATTTATGGAGTTTATAAAGACTTCATTAAAATCTGATATGCCTGTTATTGTGAATGTAAATTCATTGCATATGAATTATTGGCCGGAAAATATAATCGACAGTTATGCCCATTACATAATAGTGTATGGAATATCTGAGGATGGCTTTGTAAATGTTATAGACAACTATATTCCGTCTACTCCAGTTCAGAGCTACAACGGCCTTTTGAGTATGGAAGCTTTTATTAAAGCTTTGGACTTTACAGGTGTAAGGATAAACCACGGAAAGAAAATAGCGTGGACGCTGCATCCCGCAGACAGTAAGTGTTTGAAATTTCCCGGTGCCTCAGAAGTATTTAAAAACTATATTATCAACACAGTAAATAATTTTGAAGAGGCGTCAACTGACAACCGAATTGATATAGGTAAAAACTGCTTTATATATTCTACGGGGACAAAAGCCCTTGAGGCTTTTAAAACATTCATGAACACTGAAATGACACGTCAAAACAGTGAAAAGGATATACTTGTGGAACTGTATAAAAATATAACATCCTTTGGCGGACCAATCTGTATGCTTGGGCTTATTCAAAAGTTTCTTGAGGATTATTCCCAAGAAAGCAGTGTACAGGAAGACCTTGTGACGCTAAAGAACAATATAACAGACCTTACAACTTATTGGAGAAGTATGGGGATAAACCTGTTCAGATATTCTATGTTTGACTCCATGCAGTACTTGGACAAAGCATTGAACTTCCTCCAAATGCTTATTTCAAAAGAAACTGAAAATATAGCCTGCATGAAAAATATTTTATGTACAACCGGCTGA